The Lysobacter sp. HDW10 genome window below encodes:
- a CDS encoding MBL fold metallo-hydrolase, with the protein MQVDFHGAAGQVTGSMHVVEVGGKRLLLDCGMLQGSREAELSNFDSFPFDPASIDAVILSHAHIDHVGRLPLLTDRGFKGPILAQEATAELLPIMLLDSASLQESDAERSNRKRKPGTPEIRPLYTRESVARAMLQVRTLKYDLRISIFPGVDLQFRDAGHILGSSTVTVQGDGKVLVYTGDLGQKNTPILRDPEPIPKADLLLMESTYGNRLHKDRETTIAEIGRILDAAWRNGGNVLIPAFAVGRSQELLYWFAQNWNEWNMSRWKIVLDSPMAAKVVRVYDKHHAIFDEAAQKVMQGSQNPFRLPNLLITQTVDESKSVNAMTSGVIIIAGNGMASGGRIIHHLRRQLERPQSHVMFVGYQAQGTLGRRLVDGAQWVRIDRANVRVNARIHTVGGLSAHADQAGLMDWYGGFKEPPRVVLVHGEDVAREALAGELSLKYGVDVDLAYPGESVTV; encoded by the coding sequence GTGCAGGTCGATTTTCATGGGGCGGCAGGGCAAGTCACGGGTTCGATGCATGTGGTGGAAGTCGGGGGCAAGCGACTCTTACTGGATTGCGGCATGTTGCAAGGTAGCCGGGAAGCCGAGTTAAGCAATTTCGATTCATTTCCGTTCGATCCCGCAAGCATTGATGCGGTCATCTTGAGTCATGCGCACATTGATCATGTCGGACGCCTGCCGTTATTGACGGATCGGGGCTTCAAGGGGCCGATCTTGGCGCAAGAAGCCACGGCAGAACTGTTGCCGATCATGTTGTTGGATTCCGCATCCTTGCAAGAAAGCGATGCAGAACGAAGCAATCGCAAGCGCAAGCCGGGTACGCCTGAAATTCGTCCGCTCTACACGCGAGAGTCTGTTGCACGCGCCATGCTTCAAGTGCGCACACTTAAATACGATCTGCGTATTTCCATATTTCCAGGCGTAGATCTGCAGTTTCGTGACGCCGGTCATATCCTTGGCTCTAGCACTGTGACTGTGCAAGGCGATGGCAAGGTACTTGTGTACACAGGTGACTTGGGCCAGAAAAACACGCCGATTTTGCGTGATCCCGAGCCGATTCCTAAAGCCGATCTGTTGTTGATGGAGTCCACCTACGGCAATCGCTTACATAAAGACCGCGAGACAACCATCGCAGAAATTGGCCGAATCCTCGACGCGGCTTGGCGTAACGGCGGCAATGTGTTGATTCCGGCATTCGCAGTCGGAAGGTCTCAAGAGCTTTTGTACTGGTTTGCGCAGAACTGGAACGAATGGAATATGTCGCGCTGGAAAATCGTGCTCGACTCACCGATGGCCGCGAAAGTCGTTCGCGTGTACGACAAGCATCACGCGATTTTTGACGAAGCCGCGCAAAAAGTGATGCAAGGATCACAGAATCCGTTCCGTTTGCCGAATCTGCTCATTACACAAACGGTCGATGAGTCCAAATCCGTGAACGCGATGACCAGTGGCGTCATCATCATTGCGGGCAATGGCATGGCCAGTGGCGGTCGCATCATTCACCATTTGCGCCGACAGCTGGAGCGCCCGCAATCTCACGTGATGTTTGTGGGTTATCAAGCACAAGGCACCTTGGGCAGACGATTGGTCGACGGTGCGCAATGGGTTCGGATTGATCGCGCAAACGTGCGGGTCAATGCACGCATCCATACCGTGGGCGGCTTATCTGCGCACGCAGATCAGGCCGGGTTGATGGATTGGTATGGCGGATTCAAGGAACCGCCGCGGGTCGTGTTGGTGCACGGCGAAGATGTCGCACGCGAAGCTTTGGCGGGCGAATTGTCACTTAAATATGGGGTGGACGTTGATTTGGCCTACCCGGGTGAATCCGTCACCGTTTAA
- a CDS encoding glutathione S-transferase N-terminal domain-containing protein, translating into MKLYSKPGACSTAVHIVCEWAGKPYEVEIVDAATMKSPDFLAMNPSGAVPVITDGDFVLTQNAAIMAYIADGAPESGLYGDNSRQHRGVATQWLAYVNSDVHPAFKPIFSPAAFIDDEAQYDAVKARAAVRVQKVFEVADKRLAESEWLAGFRSAADAYLYITLRWAKAVKIDLSALTHLEAYKARLDSDASVVKALTAEGLKVL; encoded by the coding sequence ATGAAGCTCTATTCCAAACCCGGTGCATGCTCTACCGCTGTCCACATTGTGTGCGAGTGGGCGGGAAAGCCTTATGAGGTAGAGATCGTCGATGCAGCGACGATGAAATCGCCGGATTTCTTGGCGATGAATCCCTCGGGAGCTGTGCCTGTCATTACTGACGGTGATTTTGTCCTGACCCAAAACGCGGCGATCATGGCTTATATCGCCGATGGCGCGCCGGAATCCGGCCTGTACGGTGATAACAGCCGTCAGCACCGTGGCGTAGCCACGCAATGGTTGGCCTATGTCAATTCCGACGTGCATCCTGCGTTCAAGCCGATTTTCTCGCCGGCTGCATTTATTGATGACGAAGCGCAATACGACGCGGTGAAGGCGCGCGCAGCAGTACGCGTGCAAAAGGTCTTTGAAGTCGCCGACAAGCGTTTGGCAGAATCCGAATGGCTGGCAGGCTTTCGCAGCGCTGCAGACGCATACCTATATATAACGTTGCGTTGGGCAAAAGCCGTCAAGATTGATTTGAGCGCGCTCACCCATCTTGAAGCGTACAAAGCACGCTTGGATTCAGATGCGAGCGTCGTCAAAGCACTGACGGCTGAAGGCCTGAAAGTCCTTTAA
- a CDS encoding cell wall hydrolase — protein sequence MKLAWLLWLASVLPPQASDSLCLSTTVYLEARNQPVMGQRAVAEVALRRQESGQWGDSMCSVVTARKQFAPTLVSPQYDLGNPDAWGAAVNVALEAEQNWSLPVGRRKEVVPGATHFAALDIAQPSWRNAYRVATIGDHTFFEVDRVKSPYRRTSTGS from the coding sequence ATGAAATTGGCATGGTTGTTGTGGTTGGCCTCGGTTTTGCCGCCGCAAGCCTCAGATTCGCTTTGTCTGAGCACCACGGTGTATTTGGAAGCGCGCAATCAACCGGTGATGGGCCAACGGGCCGTCGCTGAAGTCGCCCTGCGTCGTCAGGAAAGCGGCCAGTGGGGCGACTCGATGTGTTCAGTCGTCACCGCACGCAAGCAGTTCGCACCCACCTTGGTATCGCCGCAGTACGATCTGGGCAATCCTGACGCTTGGGGTGCGGCGGTGAATGTCGCGCTCGAAGCTGAACAAAACTGGTCCCTGCCGGTCGGCCGACGCAAAGAAGTTGTGCCTGGCGCGACCCACTTCGCCGCGTTGGACATCGCGCAACCGAGCTGGCGCAATGCATACCGCGTGGCGACGATCGGTGACCACACCTTCTTTGAAGTCGATCGCGTGAAGTCGCCGTATCGCCGGACCTCTACCGGAAGCTAA